A window from Fragaria vesca subsp. vesca linkage group LG5, FraVesHawaii_1.0, whole genome shotgun sequence encodes these proteins:
- the LOC101314946 gene encoding transaldolase-like, translating into MSVSLQSPPSSAISSSLHFQGRKLSLFNGSNLLFTSRPSLPLLRASALDTGSATELDAVSSFSEIVPDTVIFDDFERFPPTAATVSSALLLGICSLPDTIFRNAVDMALADSECNKHENSELKLSCFFNKALVNVGADLAKLVPGRVSTEVDARLAYDTHGIIRKVHDLLKLYDRVDVPPERLLFKIPSTWQGIEASRLLESEGIQTHLTFVYSFAQAAAAAQAGASVIQIFVGRLRDWSRNHSGDPEIEAALKRGEDPGLALVTKTYNYIHKYGHKSKLMAAAVRNKQDLFSLLGVDYIIAPLKVLQSLKETVTTPEEKYSFVRRLSPQSAAKYNFNEAELIKWDQLTFASAVGPAAVELLAGGLDGYANQANRVEELFGKLWPPPNV; encoded by the exons ATGTCAGTGTCGTTGCAATCTCCGCCTTCCTCAGCAATCTCCTCGTCTTTGCATTTCCAGGGAAGAAAGCTGAGCTTGTTTAATGGATCCAATCTGCTCTTCACCTCCCGCCCATCACTTCCTCTCCTTCGCGCTTCCGCTCTCGACACTG GGTCCGCTACTGAATTGGACGCCGTGTCCAGCTTCAGTGAGATCGTTCCTGACACCGTCATTTTCGATGACTTCGAGAG GTTTCCTCCAACTGCTGCTACTGTGAGCTCTGCTCTACTCTTGGGTATCTGCAGTCTTCCAGACACCATATTTAGA AATGCTGTGGATATGGCGCTGGCAGATTCCGAGTGTAATAAGCATGAGAATTCCGAATTGAAGTTGTCTTGTTTCTTTAACAAG GCTTTAGTTAATGTCGGTGCTGATTTGGCAAAACTAGTTCCTGGCCGAGTGTCCACTGAGGTGGATGCACGTCTTGCTTATGACACACATGGGATTATTAGGAAG GTGCACGATCTACTGAAGCTGTACGATAGAGTTGATGTTCCCCCTGAGCGTTTGCTGTTCAAAATTCCTTCAACTTGGCAA GGAATAGAGGCTTCTAGATTACTAGAATCTGAGGGCATACAGACGCATTTGACATTTGTGTACAG CTTTGCTCAAGCTGCAGCTGCTGCACAAGCTGGCGCTTCTGTTATTCAGATTTTTGTTGGGCGTCTTAGG GACTGGTCTCGCAACCACTCTGGTGACCCGGAGATAGAGGCTGCTCTCAAAAGAGGAGAGGATCCTGGGTTGGCCCTG GTGACAAAGACATATAACTACATTCACAAATATGGACACAAGTCAAAGTTGATGGCAGCAGCAGTTCGCAATAAGCAAGACTTATTCAGTCTCCTAGG TGTCGACTACATCATTGCACCACTGAAGGTATTGCAATCACTCAAAGAAACAGTCACTACTCCTGAAGAGAAGTACTCTTTTGTCAGGAGGCTATCTCCACAATCTGCTGCCAAGTACAATTTCAATGAAGCAGAG CTCATTAAGTGGGACCAATTAACATTTGCATCAGCCGTGGGGCCTGCAGCCGTGGAGCTTCTGGCTGGTGGACTGGATGGTTATGCGAATCAAGCAAACCGAGTTGAGGAATTATTTGGAAAACTTTGGCCACCTCCAAATGTGTGA
- the LOC101314657 gene encoding probable trehalose-phosphate phosphatase F-like, with product MELKTNHAAPVLTDPAPTISKSRLGIHSSLLPYSQQGAPFSGKYITIPRKKPGKLDDVWSNGWLDAMKSSSPPRKKLNKDFSVEVASDDTDNSYLSWMLKHPSALNFFERITNFARNKKIAVFLDYDGTLSPIVDDPDRALMSDAMRDAVRNVAKYFPTAIISGRNRDKVYELVGLTELYYAGSHGMDIMGPVTNTNSVNSTDKQGKEVKLFQPAKEFLPMIDEVFRTLVENTKEIKGAKVENHKFCASVHYRNVDEKNWSTIGQRVHDVLKDYPRLRLTHGRKVLEVRPVIDWNKGKAVEFLLESLGLNSRDDVLSIYIGDDRTDEDAFKVLKKGNRGYGILVSPTPKETSAFYSLREPAEVYSLIHKIHALCEG from the exons ATGGAGTTGAAGACAAACCATGCTGCTCCTGTTCTCACCGATCCTGCACCTACTATTAGTAAGTCAAGACTAGGCATCCATTCTAGTTTGTTGCCATATTCACAGCAAGGAGCACCATTCTCTGGCAAGTATATCACAATTCCAAGGAAAAAACCAGGAAAGCTTGATGATGTCTGGTCCAACGGTTGGCTTGATGCCATGAAATCCTCTTCACCTCCCAGAAAGAAGCTCAATAAGGATTTCAGTGTCGAGGTTGCTTCAGATGATACTGATAATTCTTACCTCTCTTGGATG CTTAAGCATCCATCAGCACTCAATTTTTTTGAGCGCATTACAAATTTTGCAAGGAACAAGAAGATAGCGGTGTTTCTAGATTATGATGGGACTCTTTCGCCCATAGTTGATGACCCTGATCGTGCATTAATGTCTGATGCT ATGCGTGACGCTGTAAGAAATGTTGCAAAGTATTTTCCAACTGCAATCATTAGTGGAAGAAACCGTGATAAG GTTTATGAATTGGTAGGACTAACAGAACTTTATTATGCTGGTAGTCATGGAATGGACATAATGGGTCCTGTTACTAATACAAACAGTGTGAATTCTACTGACAAACAG GGCAAGGAAGTAAAGCTTTTCCAACCTGCTAAAGAGTTTTTACCTATGATCGACGAG GTTTTTAGAACCCTCGTTGAAAACACTAAGGAAATCAAAGGCGCAAAAGTTGAAAATCACAAGTTTTGTGCTTCTGTACATTATCGTAATGTAGATGAGAAG AACTGGTCAACAATTGGTCAACGTGTTCATGATGTCCTAAAAGACTACCCTCGTTTACGATTAACTCATGGGCGGAAG GTATTAGAGGTCCGCCCTGTAATTGACTGGAACAAGGGAAAAGCAGTTGAATTTCTGCTTGAATCTCTTG GGCTAAATAGTAGGGATGATGTGCTTTCAATATATATTGGTGATGACAGGACTGATGAAGATGCATTCAAG GTCTTGAAGAAAGGTAACCGAGGATATGGAATTTTGGTATCTCCTACTCCGAAAGAAACCAGTGCCTTTTATTCTCTCAGAGAACCAGCAGAGGTTTACTCTCTCATCCATAAAATTCATGCGTTGTGTGAAGGCTGA